The Solanum lycopersicum chromosome 9, SLM_r2.1 genome window below encodes:
- the LOC138338530 gene encoding uncharacterized protein — protein MNGAVEVANKNIKKFLRIIIDNHRGWTEMFPYTFLGNRTTVRTSIGATPYLLVYGKEAVRPTEVKIPSLRIIQEADLSYVEWVSKRIDQMTLIEEKKMVSIIHGKLYQQRIIHAFHKRVRVRIFGISQLVLKHIFPHQDEYKGKFAPNWKVTYMARKVLS, from the coding sequence ATGAATGGAGCTGTAGAGGTCGCCAATAAGAACATCAAAAAGTTTCTGAGGATAATTATTGACAATCACCGAGGTTGGACTGAAATGTTTCCATACACTTTTTTGGGTAATCGAACGACCGTCAGAACGTCGATTGGAGCTACGccatacttgctagtatatGGAAAAGAAGCAGTCAGACCTACTGAAGTTAAGATACCTTCCTTgagaatcatccaagaagctgacTTGAGTTATGTTGAGTGGGTCAGCAAGCGAATTGATCAAATGACATTGATTGAAGAGAAGAAAATGGTTTCCATTATTCATGGTAAACTATATCAACAAAGAATAATTCATGCTTTCCACAAAAGAGTCAGAGTCAGAATTTTCGGAATCAGTCAGTTGGTCCTTAAACACATTTTTCCTCATCAGGATGAGTACAAAGGAAAATTTGCGCCGAACTGGAAAGTGACTTACATGGCTCGCAAAGTATTATCTTGA